From Nerophis lumbriciformis linkage group LG13, RoL_Nlum_v2.1, whole genome shotgun sequence, one genomic window encodes:
- the LOC133613391 gene encoding uncharacterized protein isoform X3 gives MCERKVAEFVEELSNERQRQLLDAVFKKPQIGLDKTDVQQLIGHQKVRLPKSEGGNSTLKQENPPRHLLKEEDLQPADVKEEDEDPQPPHIEEQGEGEFLLGQEEADLTKFPLTFVSVKTEDHEDKPPESSQLHHSPSVQQLTGHQKEPLSQLLEVSSLLKQEEPQPPAIKEEEEEFWITQEQACLLGQEEADLTKFPLTVVSVKTEDHEDKPLESSQLHHSPSEEKREVEPPSSSSPQHMTTEDDGDHSGGSQVDNLLAPLSDSDDSTSHVDVNMEGKKCSVCDKRLSHKHNLQRHMRTHTGEKPFSCSVCGKIFSEKHCMQRHMRTHSKEKPFSCSVCSKTFSEKLYMQRHMGTHIQEKPFICSNCGKRFSQRGMMLSHMRTHTGKPFSCSVCCKRLSNEHNMLRHMRTHTGEKPFICSVCPKGFVTNSDLTRHMRTHTGEKPFICSNCGKKFAQRGMMLLHMRTHTGEKPFSCSVCGKQFSQKRLMQLHMGMHTGEKPFICSVCAKGFGTSSDLTRHMGTHTVEKPFICPDCGKRFSQMRIMVLHMRTHTGEKPFSCAVCGQRYAAKHIMQRHMRSHTGEKPFSCSVCGKIFSEKGYMQRHMRTHTGEKPYICSVCAKGFVKNSDLTRHMRTHTGEKPFICSNCGKKFSLKGTMLSHMRTHTGEKPFSCLECGQHFSRRGMMLSHMRTHAENLSVV, from the exons ATGTCCAGCAGCTGATTGGACATCAGAAAGTAAGACTCCCTAAGTCGGAGGGGGGGAACTCCACCTTGAAGCAGGAGAATCCTCCGCGCCATCTTCTTAAAGAGGAAGATCTCCAGCCCGCTGATGTTAAAGAGGAAGACGAGGACCCACAACCCCCTCACATTGAAGAACAAGGGGAGGGAGAGTTtcttctagggcaggaggaggcggatctcaccaagtttccactgacttttgtctctgtgaagactgaagaccatgaagacaaaccacctgagtcctcacagcttcatcacagtccaa GTGTCCAGCAGCTGACTGGTCATCAGAAAGAACCTCTTTCTCAGTTGCTGGAAGTGAGCTCCCTTTTGAAgcaggaggagccacagccccccgccattaaagaggaagaggaggaattcTGGATCACCCAGGAGCAAGCTTGCcttctagggcaggaggaggctgatctcaccaagtttccactgactgttgtctctgtgaagactgaagaccatgaagacaaaccacttgagtcctcacagcttcatcacagtccaagtgaggagaagagagaggtggagcctccaagcagcagctcaccacaacacatgacaacagaagatgATGGAGACCACAGTGGAGGatcacaagtagacaacctcctagctccactatcagatagtgacgacTCAACATCGCACGTTGATGTAAATATGGAAGGGAAAAAGTGTTCAGTTTGCGATAAAAGATTATCTCACAAGCATAATTtgcaaagacacatgagaacacatacaggagaaaaacctttcagttgttcagtttgcggtaaaaTATTCTCCGAAAAACATTGTATGCAACGACACATGAGAACGCATTCgaaagaaaaacctttcagttgttcgGTTTGCAGTAAAACATTCTCCGAAAAACTTTATATGCAAAGACACATGGGCACGCACATACAAGAAAAACCTTTCATTTGCTCAAACTGTGGCAAAAGGTTTTCTCAAAGGGGAATGATGCTGTCACatatgagaacgcacacaggaaaacctttcagttgttcagtttgcTGTAAAAGATTATCTAATGAACATAATATgctaagacacatgagaacacatacaggtgaaaaaccttttatttgTTCAGTTTGTCCAAAAGGCTTTGTCACAAACTCTGACTTGACTCGACACATGCGAACTCACACCGGGGAAAAACCTTTTATTTGCTCAAACTGTGGCAAAAAGTTTGCTCAAAGGGGAATGATGTTGTTGcatatgagaacacacacaggagaaaaaccttttagttgTTCTGTGTGTGGTAAACAATTTTCTCAAAAGAGATTAATGCAGTTACACATGGGAatgcacacaggagaaaaaccttttatttgTTCAGTTTGCGCAAAAGGCTTTGGTACAAGCTCtgatttgactcgacacatgggAACTCACACTGTAGAAAAACCTTTCATTTGTCCAGACTGTGGTAAAAGGTTTTCTCAAATGAGAATTATGGtgttgcacatgagaacacatacaggaGAAAAACCCTTCAGTTGTGCAGTGTGCGGTCAAAGATACGCTGCAAAACATATCATGCAAAGACACATGAGATCAcatacaggagaaaaacctttcagttgttcagtttgcggCAAAATATTCTCGGAAAAAGGTTACATGCAAAGACATAtgagaacacatacaggtgaAAAACCTTATATTTGTTCAGTCTGTGCAAAAGGCTTTGTTAAAAATTCtgatttgactcgacacatgcggacacacacgggagaaaaacctttcatttGTTCAAACTGTGGCAAAAAGTTTTCTCTAAAGGGAACAATGCTGTCACatatgagaacacacaccggagaaaaacctttcagttgtttaGAGTGTGGTCAACACTTTTCTCGAAGGGGAATGATGCTGTCACATATGAGAACACACGCAGAAAACCTGTCTGTTGTATAG